In Zonotrichia albicollis isolate bZonAlb1 chromosome 3, bZonAlb1.hap1, whole genome shotgun sequence, a single window of DNA contains:
- the NPHP1 gene encoding nephrocystin-1 isoform X4, which yields MSPAGAAGGARDLPELGAAGAGPWSAPAPPRARHPAAPGLPRCPATMSERRARGPLQRVQRRSRELRAQVEALRAESAAAAPGQREPLRLRCTELKELVEENTKALHALKKADEPAPVGNYSQRKEEEEKLLLRLSQQLQKLLLVLDQDNVTRNYPGGEEHQKGSHAEEGNEEEEESEDEESEEEDTEEEDDEKLLDDPNVRECVAVGNFDAQQEGDLTFVKGETLLIHDKKEDGWWVAENSKGERGLVPRTYLAVPKEEEESQEESEEHIEVVDETADGAEIKKRTDSHWSAVRAIVENDTVEVLTTTGAVPAGFRPSMLFQLLEEGEEFRASYYLQPKLTPSQLAFKDLVWNSERNTIHPRATRVSLIVTLCSCKMIPPPGSGVRVLSRHVRLCLFDGSRVLSNIHTVRATWLPKNPQTWTFSPRVMGILPSLLDGDCFVRSNSLSADIGILFELGITYKCNQHGQWSPAPVYTDRACPSGICCWKAQQSTGERGELSCGWAFLKLFTSSGIPIPSKMHELVLSGGTPYERGVEVDPSISRRAGSGVFQQFMSLRKQPVLLVKVKSPSVHSKDILNFLPETLVGGMCYIHLLVFYRQILGDALLKDRTSMQSTDLICNPVLATFPQLLDQPDLMDALRSAWAEKERTLKRIEKRDQEFLKDAFVLVYHDSVFPLLCSTSLPSYRWAEEEVELSRWKVIHDFLKRSQERDGALEYLLSSENTHRAFDISELAYDFLGEVRKNNPGE from the exons ATGAGCCCCGCCGGAGCTGCTGGGGGTGCGAGGGACCTTCCCGAGCTCGGGGCTGCGGGGGCCGGGCCGTGGAGCGCtccggccccgccccgggccCGTCATCCGGCGgcgccggggctgccccgtTGCCCGGCGACGATGTCGgagcggcgggcgcgggggcCGCTGCAGCGGGTGCAGCGCCGGAGCCGGGAGCTGCGGGCACAG GTGGAGGCGCTGCGGGCGGAGAGCGCGGCCGCAGCCCCCGGGCAGCGGGAGCCCCTTCGGCTGAG ATGTACAGAGCTGAAGGAATTGGTGGAGGAGAATACAAAGGCTCTCCATGCTTTGAAAAAA GCTGACGAGCCTGCGCCGGTGGGGAATTACAGCcagaggaaggaagaggaagaaaagctgTTGCTGAGactctcccagcagctgcagaaactCCTTCTTGTCTTGGATCAGGATAATGTGACAAGAAATTATCCAGG GGGTGAGGAACACCAGAAAGGCTCTCATGCAGAAGAGGGaaatgaagaagaggaggagagtgAAGATGAAGAAAGTGAGGAGGAAGACACTGAAGAAGAAGATGATGAGAAGTTGTTGGATGATCCAAATGTTAGAGAATGTGTTGCTGTTGGGAACTTTGATGCCCAGCAGGAAGGGGATCTCACATTTGTG AAAGGTGAAACCCTGCTCATACATGACAAGAAGGAGGATGGCTGGTGGGTAGCTGAAAATTCCAAGGGGGAGAGAGGCCTCGTTCCCAGGACCTACCTTGCG GTTCctaaggaagaggaagaaagccAGGAGGAGTCAGAAGAACACATAGAAGTGGTGGATGAAACAGCAGATGgagctgaaattaaaaaaag AACAGATTCCCACTGGAGTGCTGTCCGAGCCATTGTAGAG AATGACACAGTGGAGGTGCTGACCACCACAGGGGCAGTTCCTGCAGGGTTTCGCCCATCCATGCTGttccagctcctggaggaaG GTGAAGAATTTCGAGCAAGTTACTACTTGCAACCCAAGCTTACTCCATCCCAGCTGGCTTTCAAAGACCTGGTGTGGAACTCTGAGAGAAATACT ATCCATCCTAGAGCCACCAGAGTGTCCCTGATTGTCACTTTGTGCAGCTGCAAGATGATCCCTCCCCCTGGGAGCGGCGTGCGCGTCCTCAGCCGGCACGTCCGGCTCTGCCTCTTCGATGGCAGCCGG GTGCTGAGTAACATTCACACAGTGAGAGCCACGTGGCTGCCTAAAAATCCTCAAACTTGGACCTTTTCTCCAAGG GTGATGGGTATCTTACCCAGCTTGCTTGATGGTGACTGTTTTGTCAGGTCCAACTCCCTGTCTGCAGACATTGGGATCTTGTTTGAGCTTGGCATCACGTACAAGTGCAAT CAGCATGGACAGTGGTCTCCAGCTCCAGTTTACACAGATAGAGCCTGTCCATCTGGGATATGCTGCTGGAAAGCACAACAG tcaACAGGTGAAAGaggagagctgagctgtggctgggccTTTCTGAAGCTTTTCACTTCCAGTGGGATTCCTATTCCTTCCAA GATGCATGAGCTGGTCCTGAGTGGTGGAACTCCCTATGAGAGAGGTGTTGAGGTTGACCCATCAATATCGAGGAGAG CAGGCTCCGGGGTTTTTCAGCAGTTCATGAGCCTCAGGAAGCAGCCTGTGCTTCTGGTGAAGGTGAAGTCACCGAGTGTGCACTCGAAAGACATCCTGAA TTTTCTCCCTGAAACATTAGTTGGGGGCATGTGCTACATCCACCTCCTGGTGTTTTATCGGCAAATCCTTGGAGATGCCCTCCTGAAGGACAGGACGAGCATGCAGAGCACAG aCTTAATCTGTAATCCTGTGTTAGCAACTTTCCCTCAACTCCTGGATCAGCCAGACCTGATGGATGCACTTCGG aGTGCCTGGGCTGAGAAAGAAAGAACATTGAAGAGAATTGAGAAG AGAGATCAAGAATTCCTGAAGGATGCGTTTGTCCTGGTGTACCACGACTCTgtgttccctctgctctgctccacgTCCCTCCCCAGCTACAGATGGGCTGAGGAGGAGGTGGAATTGTCTCGCTGGAAGGTGATCCATGACTTCCTGAAGAGGAGCCAGGAGAGAGATGGTGCCCTGGAGTACCTGCTGTCATCAGAAAACACCCACAGAGCCTTTGACATCTCAGAGCTGGCCTATGATTTCTTAGGAGAAGTGAGGAAAAACAATCCTGGAGAATGA
- the NPHP1 gene encoding nephrocystin-1 isoform X6 gives MSPAGAAGGARDLPELGAAGAGPWSAPAPPRARHPAAPGLPRCPATMSERRARGPLQRVQRRSRELRAQVEALRAESAAAAPGQREPLRLRCTELKELVEENTKALHALKKADEPAPVGNYSQRKEEEEKLLLRLSQQLQKLLLVLDQDNVTRNYPGGEEHQKGSHAEEGNEEEEESEDEESEEEDTEEEDDEKLLDDPNVRECVAVGNFDAQQEGDLTFVKGETLLIHDKKEDGWWVAENSKGERGLVPRTYLAVPKEEEESQEESEEHIEVVDETADGAEIKKRTDSHWSAVRAIVENDTVEVLTTTGAVPAGFRPSMLFQLLEEGEEFRASYYLQPKLTPSQLAFKDLVWNSERNTIHPRATRVSLIVTLCSCKMIPPPGSGVRVLSRHVRLCLFDGSRVLSNIHTVRATWLPKNPQTWTFSPRVMGILPSLLDGDCFVRSNSLSADIGILFELGITYKCNSTGERGELSCGWAFLKLFTSSGIPIPSKMHELVLSGGTPYERGVEVDPSISRRAGSGVFQQFMSLRKQPVLLVKVKSPSVHSKDILNFLPETLVGGMCYIHLLVFYRQILGDALLKDRTSMQSTDLICNPVLATFPQLLDQPDLMDALRSAWAEKERTLKRIEKRDQEFLKDAFVLVYHDSVFPLLCSTSLPSYRWAEEEVELSRWKVIHDFLKRSQERDGALEYLLSSENTHRAFDISELAYDFLGEVRKNNPGE, from the exons ATGAGCCCCGCCGGAGCTGCTGGGGGTGCGAGGGACCTTCCCGAGCTCGGGGCTGCGGGGGCCGGGCCGTGGAGCGCtccggccccgccccgggccCGTCATCCGGCGgcgccggggctgccccgtTGCCCGGCGACGATGTCGgagcggcgggcgcgggggcCGCTGCAGCGGGTGCAGCGCCGGAGCCGGGAGCTGCGGGCACAG GTGGAGGCGCTGCGGGCGGAGAGCGCGGCCGCAGCCCCCGGGCAGCGGGAGCCCCTTCGGCTGAG ATGTACAGAGCTGAAGGAATTGGTGGAGGAGAATACAAAGGCTCTCCATGCTTTGAAAAAA GCTGACGAGCCTGCGCCGGTGGGGAATTACAGCcagaggaaggaagaggaagaaaagctgTTGCTGAGactctcccagcagctgcagaaactCCTTCTTGTCTTGGATCAGGATAATGTGACAAGAAATTATCCAGG GGGTGAGGAACACCAGAAAGGCTCTCATGCAGAAGAGGGaaatgaagaagaggaggagagtgAAGATGAAGAAAGTGAGGAGGAAGACACTGAAGAAGAAGATGATGAGAAGTTGTTGGATGATCCAAATGTTAGAGAATGTGTTGCTGTTGGGAACTTTGATGCCCAGCAGGAAGGGGATCTCACATTTGTG AAAGGTGAAACCCTGCTCATACATGACAAGAAGGAGGATGGCTGGTGGGTAGCTGAAAATTCCAAGGGGGAGAGAGGCCTCGTTCCCAGGACCTACCTTGCG GTTCctaaggaagaggaagaaagccAGGAGGAGTCAGAAGAACACATAGAAGTGGTGGATGAAACAGCAGATGgagctgaaattaaaaaaag AACAGATTCCCACTGGAGTGCTGTCCGAGCCATTGTAGAG AATGACACAGTGGAGGTGCTGACCACCACAGGGGCAGTTCCTGCAGGGTTTCGCCCATCCATGCTGttccagctcctggaggaaG GTGAAGAATTTCGAGCAAGTTACTACTTGCAACCCAAGCTTACTCCATCCCAGCTGGCTTTCAAAGACCTGGTGTGGAACTCTGAGAGAAATACT ATCCATCCTAGAGCCACCAGAGTGTCCCTGATTGTCACTTTGTGCAGCTGCAAGATGATCCCTCCCCCTGGGAGCGGCGTGCGCGTCCTCAGCCGGCACGTCCGGCTCTGCCTCTTCGATGGCAGCCGG GTGCTGAGTAACATTCACACAGTGAGAGCCACGTGGCTGCCTAAAAATCCTCAAACTTGGACCTTTTCTCCAAGG GTGATGGGTATCTTACCCAGCTTGCTTGATGGTGACTGTTTTGTCAGGTCCAACTCCCTGTCTGCAGACATTGGGATCTTGTTTGAGCTTGGCATCACGTACAAGTGCAAT tcaACAGGTGAAAGaggagagctgagctgtggctgggccTTTCTGAAGCTTTTCACTTCCAGTGGGATTCCTATTCCTTCCAA GATGCATGAGCTGGTCCTGAGTGGTGGAACTCCCTATGAGAGAGGTGTTGAGGTTGACCCATCAATATCGAGGAGAG CAGGCTCCGGGGTTTTTCAGCAGTTCATGAGCCTCAGGAAGCAGCCTGTGCTTCTGGTGAAGGTGAAGTCACCGAGTGTGCACTCGAAAGACATCCTGAA TTTTCTCCCTGAAACATTAGTTGGGGGCATGTGCTACATCCACCTCCTGGTGTTTTATCGGCAAATCCTTGGAGATGCCCTCCTGAAGGACAGGACGAGCATGCAGAGCACAG aCTTAATCTGTAATCCTGTGTTAGCAACTTTCCCTCAACTCCTGGATCAGCCAGACCTGATGGATGCACTTCGG aGTGCCTGGGCTGAGAAAGAAAGAACATTGAAGAGAATTGAGAAG AGAGATCAAGAATTCCTGAAGGATGCGTTTGTCCTGGTGTACCACGACTCTgtgttccctctgctctgctccacgTCCCTCCCCAGCTACAGATGGGCTGAGGAGGAGGTGGAATTGTCTCGCTGGAAGGTGATCCATGACTTCCTGAAGAGGAGCCAGGAGAGAGATGGTGCCCTGGAGTACCTGCTGTCATCAGAAAACACCCACAGAGCCTTTGACATCTCAGAGCTGGCCTATGATTTCTTAGGAGAAGTGAGGAAAAACAATCCTGGAGAATGA